CAAGCACATACTGGGATTTGTAAattgagaaaagaaattttaaaccaaaataaatgagatgagaattactttataaatattttgcttaAATTTGTGGCCCTAACATAATAtgatgtgtattttgttttaagatgggtTTCCTCCTGCTATCCCAAGGTAGGCTTAAATGCAATCTTCCTCACTAAGTCACCCACTCTCAGTTGAAAGATATATGCAACTATGTCCAGCATGATTTGATATGTTAATTATCATATTTACCATCAAAAGTCCACATCTGACTTTTAACCTATAAATTTAATTTCACAAGCTACTGTTAAAATGCAAAAAATTATGTCCTCTtagccaataaaaaagaatatgaaggTGATAAGGGAGTAGAAAAGAGGAATGGGGACTGAATGTGATCAAGATATGTTATATGAAATTCTctaatatttttacttaaaattataagTATAATACCTTAGAATAAATCTAGCAAAGGAAATAAAGGACCTCTCCAATAAACAGATTTAAGTACTGAACAAATATAGAGGGTTCTAGGAGATAGTAATAACATCCATGTTCATAAATTGACagaattaatattatgaaaatggatACATTGTGCAAGTTAATTCAATGCAATTAACTTTAATATTACAAGGGCTTCCTTcacagaaaaagaacacaaatactgaaatttatatgaaaaatctATGTCCCAAATACCAAAATATTGATAGGAAGAAAGAGGAATTGGAGGAATCAAAACTGTTGACCTAAAACTGCATGACAGAGCcactgtaaaaaaacaaacaacaaaaaacaaaacaaaaaaaaccacatggtactACTGGAacatatatgaatgaaataaaatttgaaatagaggGTACATACCAAGAAATATGTGTAGTATATATCACTTCCTACAATTTGACCAAAACATACAACCATCAGCATGACTGATATTGGGTGTTTTGCATAGAAGCAAATAATGTTTCCCCTGCAGGCTTGGAGAGACTTCATGATTACAGCATTGATATCATTCTTAAGATGATATAACAAAAGTTGAAGTGAGCACTGACTAGAGACTGATTTCTCCAAAAACAAGGGaaaataaggagagaaagaatCCATGATTTACAAATGAGAAAGCTTGCTAGAAGCTATACTTTTTGAAAATTAtgatttattaaagaaaacagaggaaacaAGATAGTCAAcatgagagaaaagaggaaaattccACTTTAGAGTTGATTTTAAATCAAGAAGTTATGTGATAAAAACTCACTCTTGTGGCAAATTATTTGttttgaattattaaaatattccactttttcctttttcttattgtATCATTTCAGTGGCTTCTGCCCAGATCTCAAAACCAAGTGTTTTCAAGCTACAAGAGAATCAAAAGCCTGCACTtactgcagagacaaaaaatgAAGCTAATTCTGGAGGAGAGAAGGAATCCAACAAACAGGGAGGTAGTCTCACACAGGGAAAACCAGGGATGTTAATTCTGCAAAGACAACCAGGATATTCCAACCAGGCAGGGAAACCAGTAAACAGTCATCAGCAAGGGAAGCCAGAAATTTTGAACCAGCCTGGGATGCCCAGTGATTTGATTTTGCAAGGGAACCTAGGGGCAGCTAATCAAAAAGGGAAGCAAGAAGAATCAGAGTTGTCTAGTCAACAAGGAAAGCCAGGGTCTCCTAGCCAAAAAGGGAAGCCATCATTGCCTAAAGACAAGCCAGACTCTGTTAGCCAAAAGGGGAAACCAGCATCACTTAGCAATAAAGGCAAGCCTGAGTCTTCTGATCAAGGGAATTTAGAATCCTCTAGCCATCAAGGGAAACCAGGATCCTCTAGCCAACAAGGCAAACCAGGATCCTCTAGCCAACAAGGCAAACCAGGATCCTCTANCCAACAAGGCAAACCAGGATCCTCTAGCCAACAAGGCAAACCAGGATCCTCTAACCAACAAGGCAAACCAGGATCCTCTAGCCAACAAGGCAAACCAGGATCCTCTAGCCAACAAGGGAAACCAGAACCCTCTAGCCAACAAGGCAAACCAGGATCCTCTAGCCAACAAGGGAAACCAGAACCCTCTAGCCAACAAGGGAAACCAGAACATTCTAACCAACAAAGGAAACCAAGGTCTTtgtataaacaagaagaaagaaaaaatgtagataacctttcaaaggataatacaaTGGGGATACAGGTTAGTATTGAtgtctgttttattctttaaacttATTTACCTCAGTCATTGTTTTCCCAAGCCTGATGATAGTTAACTGAATACAATAAATTCATGATGTTTGCAATGCAACTGactaaagcaaaatgaaatcaATGTCAATTTCACATTTATGATCGCTGAGGGACTTTCTCTATTAGACCATTTCTCTCTAATTACTTTCCATCATCTTCCATTCAAACTCTTGTGCCTGAGCTGAATTCATTCAGAATCTCATCAACTGAATCCATCCCTTTCAGGACTAACTTTCATACCCATTTCAATTCCAACTGTAACTGCAGAAGTAATTTACATGATAATTCCAAATGAAATTATAATCAAAATTCTTTAGTGGTTATAGTAAACTAGAAGATGCAACTCCAACTCCTGAATGTGATTTTCTCATCCAATGTCATTTCAAATTGGACACGTTCACATGCCATCCAAACCACATACAGTCCTTTGAGAGCTCACTAATATTTTCCAGATCAT
This DNA window, taken from Mus caroli chromosome 18, CAROLI_EIJ_v1.1, whole genome shotgun sequence, encodes the following:
- the Marcol gene encoding MARCO-like protein, with the translated sequence MAVVRMVYLERSSRRVTLLSYPTAKCESIGSVMGGLMFLPFMFLVVFSVASAQISKPSVFKLQENQKPALTAETKNEANSGGEKESNKQGGSLTQGKPGMLILQRQPGYSNQAGKPVNSHQQGKPEILNQPGMPSDLILQGNLGAANQKGKQEESELSSQQGKPGSPSQKGKPSLPKDKPDSVSQKGKPASLSNKGKPESSDQGNLESSSHQGKPGSSSQQGKPGSSSQQGKPGSSXQQGKPGSSSQQGKPGSSNQQGKPGSSSQQGKPGSSSQQGKPEPSSQQGKPGSSSQQGKPEPSSQQGKPEHSNQQRKPRQPPSPSNSNCSKANILIELVRHNNWLPDLAGSMNSKGLTGNKKYDPIHKPVGRSDEKQVETPLYLRKQRG